The Sulfurimonas sp. HSL-1716 sequence ACTGTAATGGTCGTTATATTTGTAACTGAAGCTCGATGTCAGATATTTGGTGTATCTTGGAGCCGCACCGACCGTCAAAGGATCTATAAAACTGTCTTTATACAGATATGAAAGACTTATTTTCACTCCTTCATTGGTATAACCTATGGTGTTTATCGTTTTTGAGATCAGATGTTGATCGTAGTTATAAAACGTATCGTTATAGTAGTTTACGGTTTTGGTCACTTTATAGTCGAGCTCGTTCTCTATCTCGCCGAGCTTGCCTTTACCCGTTGCATAAGATATCTGCTGAGAGACCCTGTGGTACAAAAATTGGTCGCCGTTTTCGTCAAAAAGGTATTGGGAAAGATCGAGCCCGACTTTTTCAACAACATCACTTATGCTGTAAAACTCACAATCCACCGAAGTCGGGTCGTTGGTGCACTCGTCCGCTCTTGTTTTATAATATCCGTATTTGGCATCGGAACCCGGTTTGACATACTCTGCACCGAAGACCACGGTATGCGTCACATTGTCATAAGCTCTTGTCAGGTTCGTATTGATGTTAAAGACATTATACTGCCTTAAAAAAATGCCGTCTTCGTATACGTTTGGATCCTGTCCCGAATCTCTGTCCACCGGTCCGCTGAACGTAGTATGTTCGGCATAAAGCTGCGACGCATAGCTTAGATTGATATATTCGTCCGCGATCGAGGTTTGAAGCTCTACGGGGATATTTACCGAGCTTCTAAGAGCATTTTTGCCGACCTCTCTGTAAAAGTTTGTCGATGAGAAATCTATGTCGTATGTCAGATGATCATCTAAAAGTGTCGAAAGATAGTTATGATACTGAATCGTAGGCAGTTTTTGTATCGTTCTGGCATTGCTTTGCAAAGAGAGGTTCAAATAATACTTGAAATATGCACCGAAATAGTTTCTGTCGGTATTATAAAACATATTTACCTGAGAGAGGATCTGGTTCGAAGTTACATTGTTTATAGTGTCTGCTGTGGAGAGATTTATATAATCGACATCGTTCATCCAGCTTATGTCGGCATATATGCCCGATTGTCCTTTTAAACCGAAACCGAACCATCTGTCTAAAAAGTCGCCGTTATTGTATTTGAAATTTACTCCGTAATGAGTTTCATGCGCCAGATTGTTTAAGTTGACATAACTTCTCTGCTCTTTAAAATATCCCGTCGTGATGGACCCTCTTGATATCTTGGAATCTGCAAATCTAAAGGTTTCGTATGATCCATATCCGCGGGAAGTTCTTATCTGCGGTTTGATCTCCAGATCCCACCAGTTCTGCACAGCGATATAGATAGGCTGTTCATAATAAAAACCTTCGTCTGAGGAGATACCAAATGCCGGGATAAGAAGCCCCGAGCGTCTTGTTGTATCCAAAGAATAGCCGAAATACGGCATATAGAAGATTGGGATATCGTAGATGTAAAGTCTGGCGTTGTAAAGGTTCATCCATTTATCGGTCGCATCGTAATTTGATGAACTGAACTTTATCTTCCAAAGAGGGTTGTTCGGATTACATCCCGATACCATCCCCGACCTCACATCAAAAAAAGTATCTTTTATGTGCCCCTTATCGGCACTGAGCCAAAGTTCGCTTTTTTGTTCAAGCATATAAAACGGCTTAAAGATTCTCTCTTTGTTTTTAATATTTAATTTTGCATAATCACCTAAAAGCTGATAGTTGGACCCTTGCGTCGCTCTGACATTCCCAAAAAGCTCCAAATTACCGTTTTGTCTGTCATAAACGGCGTCTTGCGCGCTTATGTAATAATCTTTGTATAAGACGATAACATCGCCGCTGGCTTTGACTATGCTCGCCTGATTATCGATGTTGGTCGCATAGACTTCTACTTTATCAGCTTTATCGGCACCAAAAAGATAAAGCGGCAACAGCAGCAGCAGCAGAAGCAGGCATACCTTACGCATCGATCACCAAGGTTTTTGCAGTTAGATCGTGCCATGCTTGTCTGGAAGGGTTCATAACACCCCACAAAAATCCCAGATAAAATATCATTTCACTGATAACTCTAAAGACAGCTCTGTTAAAAGATACGATTATCCCCGGCTTCTCCAAGGTCATGATCTCTATCACTTTTATTTTTGTGACTATCTTTCCTATACTGGCGCCGTACAAAGCGACGAAAAAAGTCTGATAGACTATTTTCAACGCCATATATTCCAGAACAAAAGAGTTTGTAAGGTCTATCATCTGTTCGATATTCGTCGCCTGAACGAAATACTTCCATATAATGGCGATAAAGATGATAGACAAGAGCACCTCGTCGATAAAAAAAGCCAAAGCACGCTTTTGTATGGATGCCAATACGAACTGTTCCCGATCAAGCAGGTTCTCTATCTCTTCGTTCATCGATCACAGTGCCTGATACGCTATATCCATACGAAGCTTTTTGCCCACATAATGAACCTGTCCGCAAAGCATATAAGCTCTGTCTCTGGCTTGCTTGATGGAATCGCCAAGACCGACACACACCAGCACGCGTCCACCCGTCGCATAAAGGATATCGTCCTCTTTTTTAACACCTGCATATGAGATATGAGTATTTTCTTTTATCTCGTCATGAACGATCTCATCGACCACTATCTCCGCAGGAACAGATTCGGAATACGGATAATTTTCACTTGCCATTACCACGCCGACGGCGTATTTGTTTTCAAACTCTACATTAAGCTCATTCAGTTTACCTGTTGCGGCTTTATAGAAAAGTTCACGGGCGGGAGTCTTCATAAGCGGCATAAGTATCTCGCACTCAGGATCGCCGAAGCGGACGTTGAACTCCAAAGTGATCGGCTCGCCGTTGACTATCATAAGACCGATGAAA is a genomic window containing:
- a CDS encoding RDD family protein; its protein translation is MNEEIENLLDREQFVLASIQKRALAFFIDEVLLSIIFIAIIWKYFVQATNIEQMIDLTNSFVLEYMALKIVYQTFFVALYGASIGKIVTKIKVIEIMTLEKPGIIVSFNRAVFRVISEMIFYLGFLWGVMNPSRQAWHDLTAKTLVIDA
- the lptD gene encoding LPS assembly protein LptD gives rise to the protein MRKVCLLLLLLLLPLYLFGADKADKVEVYATNIDNQASIVKASGDVIVLYKDYYISAQDAVYDRQNGNLELFGNVRATQGSNYQLLGDYAKLNIKNKERIFKPFYMLEQKSELWLSADKGHIKDTFFDVRSGMVSGCNPNNPLWKIKFSSSNYDATDKWMNLYNARLYIYDIPIFYMPYFGYSLDTTRRSGLLIPAFGISSDEGFYYEQPIYIAVQNWWDLEIKPQIRTSRGYGSYETFRFADSKISRGSITTGYFKEQRSYVNLNNLAHETHYGVNFKYNNGDFLDRWFGFGLKGQSGIYADISWMNDVDYINLSTADTINNVTSNQILSQVNMFYNTDRNYFGAYFKYYLNLSLQSNARTIQKLPTIQYHNYLSTLLDDHLTYDIDFSSTNFYREVGKNALRSSVNIPVELQTSIADEYINLSYASQLYAEHTTFSGPVDRDSGQDPNVYEDGIFLRQYNVFNINTNLTRAYDNVTHTVVFGAEYVKPGSDAKYGYYKTRADECTNDPTSVDCEFYSISDVVEKVGLDLSQYLFDENGDQFLYHRVSQQISYATGKGKLGEIENELDYKVTKTVNYYNDTFYNYDQHLISKTINTIGYTNEGVKISLSYLYKDSFIDPLTVGAAPRYTKYLTSSFSYKYNDHYSYFGSYNYDVQAAVKKSSEIGFLYSKRCWDFGLRYVENVRPILTAANTASSIDDRYIFFTITLKPIGGSELNYRIPSSAKGQ